Proteins from one Synergistaceae bacterium genomic window:
- a CDS encoding sugar kinase: protein MAKFVTFGEVMLRLTPPGLEVLLQTPQFVATFGGAEANVAVSLANYGEDVAYVTAAPKNPIGDALIKELRSFNVCTKHIRRSGDRLGLYFTETGAAMRPSKVIYDRAHAAIAEVKPGDFDWDAIFDGAKWFHTTGITPAIAEGTAAVAIEAMKKAKEKGMTVSCDLNYRKKLWKWGKTPKEVMSQMAQYIDVMIANEEDCQKCLGIELDVDVTSGKLDTSKYEGLAKKVMGTFPNVKYLAVSLRESVSADWNNWSVVLASKDAFHVSKKYEIRDIVDRIGGGDSFGSGLIWGMNHWDPSTAEGRQSATEFAAAASALKHTIYGDFNRVALDDVLNLMGGDASGRVQR, encoded by the coding sequence ATGGCAAAATTTGTAACTTTCGGCGAAGTCATGTTGAGGCTGACGCCTCCCGGCCTTGAAGTGCTGCTTCAGACGCCGCAGTTTGTGGCGACCTTTGGAGGAGCGGAGGCCAACGTGGCCGTCTCTCTGGCCAATTACGGCGAGGACGTGGCCTACGTCACGGCGGCCCCGAAAAATCCCATCGGCGACGCGCTGATTAAGGAGCTCCGCAGTTTCAACGTCTGCACGAAACACATTCGGCGCTCGGGAGACCGCCTGGGGCTCTACTTTACGGAGACGGGCGCGGCGATGCGTCCCTCCAAGGTCATCTACGACCGGGCTCACGCCGCCATTGCGGAGGTAAAGCCGGGAGATTTCGACTGGGACGCCATTTTCGACGGGGCGAAATGGTTCCACACCACGGGCATCACTCCCGCCATTGCGGAGGGCACGGCGGCCGTGGCCATTGAGGCCATGAAGAAGGCGAAGGAGAAGGGCATGACCGTCTCCTGCGACCTAAACTACCGTAAAAAGCTGTGGAAGTGGGGCAAGACCCCCAAAGAGGTCATGAGCCAGATGGCGCAGTACATCGACGTCATGATCGCCAATGAGGAGGACTGCCAGAAGTGCCTCGGCATCGAGCTGGACGTGGATGTGACCTCCGGAAAGCTCGACACTTCAAAATATGAGGGGCTCGCCAAAAAGGTCATGGGAACGTTCCCCAACGTCAAATACCTGGCGGTCAGCCTGCGGGAGTCGGTCAGCGCCGACTGGAACAACTGGTCCGTGGTTCTGGCTTCGAAGGACGCGTTCCACGTCAGCAAAAAATATGAGATTCGCGACATCGTGGACCGCATCGGCGGCGGAGATTCCTTCGGTTCCGGGCTCATTTGGGGCATGAACCACTGGGACCCGTCCACCGCCGAGGGGCGGCAGAGCGCCACGGAGTTCGCGGCGGCGGCCTCCGCGCTGAAGCACACGATTTATGGCGATTTCAACCGGGTTGCCCTTGACGACGTTCTGAACCTGATGGGCGGCGACGCCTCCGGGCGCGTTCAGCGCTGA
- the eda gene encoding bifunctional 4-hydroxy-2-oxoglutarate aldolase/2-dehydro-3-deoxy-phosphogluconate aldolase codes for MNAVLQKIADVGVVPVVKLDSPDQALPLGQALMAGSLPVAEVTFRTDAAEESIKRLSAELPDLLVGAGTVTTIDQAKRAVAAGAKFLVSPGFNPAVVKYCVDNNIPITPGMNSPSQIEQGLELGLSVLKFFPAEQSGGLPMLKAFAGPYSGVRYIPTGGIGPKNLAEYLAFPKVLAVGGSWMVKPELLAAGNYAEVTRLCQEAVMLALGFELRHLGINEPDADAALTDAQTMDKLFGFAVKQGNSSHFAGIGFEFMKTMYLGKNGHIAIATLSVDRAVAYLATKGIKTRPETEKRDASGSLTVAYLEPEVGGFAIHLVKK; via the coding sequence GTGAACGCCGTATTGCAGAAGATCGCCGATGTGGGAGTCGTCCCCGTCGTCAAACTGGATTCGCCCGATCAGGCTCTGCCCCTGGGACAGGCGCTGATGGCCGGAAGCCTGCCTGTGGCGGAGGTGACCTTCAGAACCGACGCCGCGGAAGAGTCCATAAAGCGGCTTTCCGCGGAGCTGCCGGATCTGTTGGTGGGAGCGGGAACGGTTACCACCATCGACCAGGCAAAGCGCGCCGTGGCGGCGGGGGCGAAGTTCCTCGTCTCGCCGGGCTTTAATCCGGCGGTGGTGAAGTATTGCGTGGACAACAACATCCCGATTACACCGGGAATGAACAGCCCGTCCCAGATTGAGCAGGGGCTGGAGCTGGGGCTGAGCGTTCTGAAGTTCTTCCCCGCCGAGCAGTCGGGAGGGCTCCCCATGCTGAAGGCTTTCGCCGGACCTTACAGCGGAGTCAGATACATTCCAACCGGCGGAATCGGCCCCAAAAACCTCGCGGAATATCTCGCCTTTCCCAAGGTTCTGGCCGTGGGCGGAAGCTGGATGGTCAAGCCGGAGCTGCTGGCCGCCGGGAACTACGCTGAGGTGACGCGCCTCTGCCAGGAGGCCGTGATGCTCGCGCTGGGCTTCGAACTGCGTCACCTGGGCATCAACGAGCCCGATGCCGACGCGGCTCTGACGGACGCTCAAACGATGGACAAACTGTTCGGTTTTGCCGTGAAACAGGGAAACAGCAGCCATTTTGCGGGTATCGGGTTCGAGTTCATGAAGACGATGTACCTCGGCAAAAACGGCCATATTGCCATTGCGACCCTGAGCGTGGATCGAGCGGTGGCGTATCTGGCGACGAAGGGAATCAAAACCAGGCCGGAGACAGAAAAGCGCGACGCCTCCGGATCGCTGACCGTGGCCTACCTCGAACCCGAAGTCGGCGGCTTCGCGATTCACCTGGTAAAGAAGTGA
- a CDS encoding bifunctional 2-keto-4-hydroxyglutarate aldolase/2-keto-3-deoxy-6-phosphogluconate aldolase produces MIRKYEVLQKIGDAGVVGIIRVDNIDFGVMASEAIFEGGIPVIEVSMTHRGAVEIMAEMTARLGKKGLLLGAGTVADPETARACMLAGAEFIFAHCLSEDVARICNRYGVPYIPGVGSVTEVMKAFELGVDVVKVFPGEVLGPQFIKATRGPLPNAKMLAVGGVSPDNLGEWFRAGAFGVGLGSALTKPGGKEGTAETIKAAAKDIVAKVADLRKK; encoded by the coding sequence ATGATACGTAAGTACGAAGTTCTGCAGAAAATTGGCGACGCGGGAGTTGTGGGGATCATTCGGGTGGACAACATCGACTTTGGCGTCATGGCCTCGGAGGCGATTTTCGAGGGAGGCATTCCGGTGATCGAGGTCTCGATGACGCACCGGGGCGCGGTGGAAATCATGGCGGAAATGACGGCCCGTCTCGGCAAAAAGGGCCTGCTTCTGGGGGCGGGGACCGTCGCCGACCCTGAAACGGCGCGAGCCTGTATGCTGGCTGGAGCGGAATTTATTTTTGCACACTGCCTCAGCGAGGACGTGGCGCGTATCTGCAATCGCTACGGCGTGCCCTACATCCCCGGCGTGGGATCGGTGACCGAGGTGATGAAGGCCTTCGAGCTGGGAGTTGACGTAGTGAAGGTGTTCCCCGGCGAAGTGCTGGGCCCTCAGTTCATCAAAGCGACCCGCGGGCCCCTGCCCAACGCGAAAATGCTGGCCGTGGGGGGCGTTTCTCCGGACAACCTGGGCGAATGGTTCAGGGCGGGAGCGTTTGGCGTGGGGCTGGGCTCCGCCCTGACGAAGCCCGGCGGAAAGGAAGGAACGGCCGAGACGATAAAGGCCGCGGCGAAGGACATTGTGGCGAAAGTCGCCGATTTGCGCAAAAAATAG
- the kduD gene encoding 2-dehydro-3-deoxy-D-gluconate 5-dehydrogenase KduD, which produces MTTLFDLKGKVAVVTGSRKGLGFGIAEGLAEAGADIVGVGPLPMPELEKSVTGLGRRFLYFEADLFSQDKIPAAVEETVKKFGGIDILVNNAGTIRRAELLDFTEKDWDDVISLNLRTVFFFSQAAARQMHKQGRGGKIISVASLLSFQGGIRVPSYTASKSGVAGLTKLMANELAKYNIQVNAIAPGYMATDVTDALQKDPVRSKDILDRIPAGRWGSPDDLKGTAIFLASRASDYVTGHILAVDGGWLAR; this is translated from the coding sequence GTGACTACATTGTTCGATCTGAAGGGGAAGGTGGCTGTCGTTACGGGCTCTCGAAAGGGGCTGGGCTTCGGCATCGCCGAGGGACTGGCCGAGGCCGGGGCGGACATTGTCGGAGTCGGCCCTCTTCCCATGCCGGAGCTGGAAAAGTCCGTGACGGGACTGGGACGTCGTTTTCTTTATTTTGAGGCGGATCTGTTCTCTCAGGATAAGATCCCCGCAGCCGTCGAAGAAACCGTCAAAAAATTCGGCGGTATCGATATTCTCGTGAACAATGCGGGAACCATTCGAAGGGCGGAACTGCTGGACTTCACGGAGAAGGACTGGGACGACGTCATCAGCCTCAACCTCAGGACGGTTTTCTTCTTCTCCCAGGCGGCGGCCCGGCAGATGCACAAACAGGGGCGTGGCGGCAAGATCATCAGCGTCGCGTCGCTGCTGTCCTTCCAGGGGGGGATTCGAGTGCCCTCCTACACCGCCAGCAAAAGCGGCGTTGCGGGATTGACGAAGCTCATGGCCAACGAACTGGCGAAGTACAACATCCAGGTCAACGCCATCGCTCCCGGTTACATGGCCACCGATGTCACCGATGCCCTTCAGAAGGACCCCGTCCGCAGCAAGGACATCCTGGACCGCATTCCCGCAGGCCGGTGGGGAAGCCCCGACGACCTGAAGGGAACCGCGATTTTCCTCGCCTCCAGAGCATCCGACTACGTGACGGGCCACATCCTTGCCGTGGACGGAGGCTGGCTGGCGAGATAA